From the Helianthus annuus cultivar XRQ/B chromosome 17, HanXRQr2.0-SUNRISE, whole genome shotgun sequence genome, the window GATGAACCTGAAAGTGATCATGAAATTGATTCAAACTCCACTAATGTCCAACCCAACAAAATTTCTGAAAGCTTAACAAACCAAAATGTTTTGAACAAAGAATCAATTTAGGCAATGGATAAGGGCATGGAGGCTAATACCGTCCCATATCCCTCTGCTTTAGTAAGTTCATCAGAAACATCATCTTTTGGGAAAAGGGGGCCCCAAGCTGAAGAAATGTGGGAAACTTTTCGTCAAGTGAAAATAAATTTGCCTTTAATTGATGCAATTTGTCAAATCCCATCCTATGCAAAATTTTTGAAAGATTTATGTACTCAGAAAAGACAACATAAATTACCAAAGAAACTTGATTTGACAGCTAATGTAAGTGCAATTTTATCAAATTCTCTCCCACAAAAACTTAAGGATCCCGGGGCACCCCTCATCTCCATCCAAGTGGGTGATGTTGGCATTGAACGAGCACTATTAGATTTGGGAGCAAGTGTTAGTATTCTCCCGGGGAGTTTATATGACCAACATGACTTTGGTCCACTTAAGCAAACTGACATTACTGTGGTAATGGCTGATTTATCACCTAAACTCCCTAGAGGAATGCTACATGATGTAATTGTGAGAATTCAAGACTTTTATTATCCCGTCGATTTCTTAGTGCTTGATTCTACATCAAAACACATAGATAAACAAGCTAATGTGATTCTGGGAAGACCTTTCTTGGCTACAGCCAATGCTCAAGTTGGTTGTAGGGATGGGACAGTGGACCTCACTTTTGGGAATAGGAAATTGAGATTAAATGTGTTTGCTAATGTTACTAACCCATCTGTTGAAAGTGATTGTTTTGTAGCGGATGTCATTGATGGTTGTGTCCAAACTTACACTTCATGTGTAGAGGAGGATAACAGCACCaaagaaaataatttttttatgacAGGGATGCTTTGGAAGAAATTAGAAGCATGATGGATGAGGAATGCCCGGAAGCAGTTATGGCAATTGAAGATGGGAGGCCACCATGGACCTTGCAAGTAGAAAGCCTTCCTGAGCATATTGATTCAAAGCTCAAGCCATCTCTTGAAGAATCACCAAAGGTAGAGTTAAAAGAGTTGCCTAAACACTTGAAGTATGCATTTTTTGGCGAAGGGCAAACTTTACCGGtgattattgcttcaaacttGCATCCCGAGCAAGAACATGCATTAGTGGAAGTATTGTCAAAGCACAAATCGGCTATGGGATGGACCATAGCTGATTTGAAAGGAATTTCACCCTCTATAGTGATGCATAAGATCATCACTGATCCAAATACCAAACCAAGTCGGGATGCTCAAAGGCGACTCAACCCAAATATGCGTGAAGTTGTTAAAAAAGAAGTTCTTAAATGGTTAGATGCGGGTATAATCTACCCAATCTCTGATAGCACATGGGTTAGTCCAACTCAAAACGTTCCAAAGAAATCAGGTATTCAAGTTGTTAAAAGTGAGGATGGTGAGCAAATCGTCACTCGGCCCgtaaccgggtggcgtatttgCATTGACTATAGAAAATTGAATGCAGCAACATCTAAAGATcacttcccacttccattcattGATCAAATTGTTGAGAAGCTATCAGGTCAGAAATTCTATTGCTTTTTGGATGGCTATTCCGGGTATAACCAAATAGCGATTCACCCGGAAGATCAACAAAAGACTACATTCACATGCCCGTACGGCACTTTCGCATTCAGGCGAATGCCGTTCGGTTTGTATAATGCCCCCGCCAcattccaacgatgtatgatgagcatattctccgatatggtgggggagtctttAGAGatttttatggatgatttttcgaTATTTGGTCATACTTTTGAGACTTGTCTTGGTGaattagaaaaggttttaaaaagatGCACCGAGACAAACCTTGTGTTGAGTTGGGAGAAGAGCCATTtcatggttcaagagggaattgtatTAGGTCATGTGATATCTCAAAGAGGAATCGAGGTAGACCGGGCCAAGATACAAGTCATCTCTACTCTTCCCCCACCAACAAATGTGAAGTGCGTACGATCATTATTAGGACATGCGGGTTTTTatagacgattcatcaaagactttagTGCAATTTCAAAACCGTTATGTAATTTATTGCAAAAAGATGCACCATTTGTTTTTGATGAAGCATGTCTTAAGTCCTTCAATGCATTAAAACAACACCTAGTTGAAGCTCCCATTTTGCAATCGCTCGATTGGTCCTTGCCTTTTGAAATCATGTGTGACGCGAGTGACCATGCAATTGGAGCTGTCCTAGGGCAACGAGTGAATAAAAAGCCCGTtgcaatctattatgctagtaaaacccTTTCTGATGCCCAACTTAATTACACAACCACCGAAAAGGAATTACTAGCTGTTGtttatgctttggataagtttcgatCGTACATTTGGGGTAGCAAGGTGATTATATTTTCTGACCATAGTGCAATTCGTTATCTAATGGAAAAGAAAGATGCCAAACCGAGATT encodes:
- the LOC110924247 gene encoding uncharacterized protein LOC110924247, which produces MDKGMEANTVPYPSALVSSSETSSFGKRGPQAEEMWETFRQVKINLPLIDAICQIPSYAKFLKDLCTQKRQHKLPKKLDLTANVSAILSNSLPQKLKDPGAPLISIQVGDVGIERALLDLGASVSILPGSLYDQHDFGPLKQTDITVVMADLSPKLPRGMLHDVIVRIQDFYYPVDFLVLDSTSKHIDKQANVILGRPFLATANAQVGCRDGTVDLTFGNRKLRLNVFANVTNPSVESDCFVADVIDGCVQTYTSCVEEDNSTKENNFFMTGMLWKKLEA